A window from Spiroplasma endosymbiont of Aspidapion aeneum encodes these proteins:
- the purB gene encoding adenylosuccinate lyase, translated as MIERYSIKEIEQFWSNLSIIKTWWLVEHLVLKAWNKLNVIPSLDLDRIEKNVKINLKRMLEIEQLTKHDVIAFTRMVSESLGEEKKWIHLGLTSTDIVDTSQNFLIKKSYEVYKKDLKKLMETIKEKALEHKNTFIMGRSHGIFGEPTSFGLKFLLWYDELRRQEKRLDMAILDVCVTKISGSMGNFTNLEIEIEEYVAKHLDMPCDLISTQVSQRDRLASLFLSYANYASTLEKISTEIRLLHRSDVGEVSEGFSAMQKGSSSMPHKKNPIGSENITGLARLLRSYANISLENNILWHERDISHSSNERIIIPDSINIATFMTRRLNSIISNLNIDKKQMLKNIDSSNKIYYSQILLTEIIKTTKHSREEIYDFIQVCSNKCLKEKRDFLDIVKEENNGKFINNSNIDKIANINIFLKNVDRLYKRVLK; from the coding sequence ATGATTGAAAGATATTCCATTAAAGAGATTGAGCAATTTTGATCTAATTTATCAATAATAAAAACTTGATGATTAGTAGAACATTTAGTTTTAAAAGCTTGAAATAAACTAAATGTCATTCCGTCCTTAGATCTTGATAGAATTGAAAAAAATGTAAAAATTAATTTAAAAAGAATGTTAGAAATTGAACAATTAACTAAACACGATGTAATAGCCTTTACAAGGATGGTCAGCGAATCACTTGGTGAGGAAAAAAAATGAATACATTTAGGATTAACATCTACAGATATTGTGGATACGTCTCAAAATTTTTTAATAAAAAAGTCATATGAGGTATATAAAAAAGACCTTAAAAAACTAATGGAAACAATTAAGGAAAAGGCGTTAGAGCACAAAAATACATTTATTATGGGTAGAAGTCACGGAATTTTTGGTGAACCAACATCATTTGGACTCAAATTTTTACTATGGTATGATGAATTGCGCAGACAAGAAAAAAGATTGGACATGGCAATATTAGATGTTTGTGTAACAAAAATATCAGGTTCAATGGGAAATTTTACTAATCTAGAAATTGAGATAGAGGAATATGTTGCAAAGCATTTAGACATGCCGTGTGACCTAATATCTACACAAGTTAGCCAAAGAGATAGATTAGCAAGCCTATTCTTATCTTATGCAAATTATGCATCAACTTTAGAAAAAATATCAACCGAGATAAGATTATTGCACAGAAGTGATGTAGGTGAAGTAAGCGAAGGTTTTTCCGCTATGCAAAAAGGCTCTTCTTCAATGCCTCATAAGAAGAATCCAATTGGTTCAGAGAATATTACAGGACTTGCAAGGCTTTTAAGGAGTTATGCAAATATATCATTAGAAAATAATATTTTATGACACGAGCGCGACATTAGTCATAGTTCTAATGAAAGAATTATAATACCAGATTCAATAAATATTGCAACCTTTATGACAAGAAGACTTAATTCAATTATTTCAAATTTAAACATCGATAAAAAACAAATGTTGAAAAATATTGATAGCTCAAATAAAATATATTATTCGCAAATATTATTAACGGAAATAATAAAAACAACAAAGCATTCTCGTGAAGAAATATATGATTTTATACAAGTTTGTTCAAATAAATGCCTAAAAGAAAAAAGAGATTTTCTAGATATTGTTAAAGAAGAAAATAATGGAAAATTTATAAATAATTCTAATATAGATAAAATCGCAAATATTAATATTTTTCTAAAAAATGTAGATAGATTATATAAAAGAGTTCTTAAGTAG
- the trmB gene encoding tRNA (guanosine(46)-N7)-methyltransferase TrmB has product MRIRKKKWTKKWWEGNNSLLLENSSIINDIILIKNKRLNLEIGCGKGDFIINKSVNEKDNIFIGLEKDPTILAVAMRKFKEKINPVNNNLYFSNILAQNISEYFPKEKFKKIFLNFSDPWPKKHQAKRRLTHISFLKIYYNLLVNGGTIEFKTDNDNLFLFTIEQVKLFENFLITYKTSDLYSDTFEIVNNVQTEYETKFLEKNVKIKKMVLQKL; this is encoded by the coding sequence ATGAGAATCAGGAAAAAAAAGTGAACAAAAAAATGATGGGAGGGAAATAACTCTTTATTATTAGAAAATTCATCAATTATTAATGATATTATATTAATTAAAAATAAAAGATTAAATTTAGAAATAGGGTGTGGTAAAGGTGATTTTATAATTAATAAAAGTGTTAATGAGAAAGACAATATTTTTATAGGGTTGGAAAAAGATCCTACCATTTTAGCTGTTGCTATGCGGAAGTTTAAGGAAAAAATAAATCCTGTAAATAATAATTTATATTTTTCAAATATTTTAGCCCAAAATATATCTGAATATTTTCCAAAAGAAAAATTTAAGAAAATATTTCTTAATTTTTCAGATCCATGACCAAAAAAACATCAGGCAAAGCGTAGATTAACACATATTAGTTTTTTAAAAATTTATTATAATTTATTAGTCAACGGTGGAACAATAGAATTTAAGACCGATAATGATAATTTATTTTTATTTACTATTGAGCAAGTGAAATTATTTGAGAATTTCTTAATTACTTACAAAACATCAGATCTGTATAGTGACACTTTTGAAATTGTTAATAATGTACAAACAGAATATGAAACAAAATTTTTAGAAAAAAATGTAAAAATTAAAAAAATGGTACTACAAAAATTATAG
- the mgtE gene encoding magnesium transporter, which translates to MENKNEILQLSDSLKILVDNSDFDKIKQLAADFYAIDFSEALSSLDTKYIIVVLRILESNKSSIIFSEFNNEVQKNVAMTLNEKWMAKILDAMNSDDAADIMENLPPYIVKKILEKSSPETKYQFSKLLNYKDDTAGGIMSVDYIVLRDSLNVIDALELIKKNYKDIENTNTTAYFVVDKNNVLCGLVHLGEIFFASDIKKIRDIMNNNVIYVNINDDQEVVANKMKKYDIPSIPVVNNENKLMGIIMIDDVLDVMSEETTEDIYKLGGINYFGKDSYFSLSIFKIVKSRLLSIFMILFISTLSQILLTIFINKEFNSNSKNLDYVITLFITPLIVVISCSSGAIASQTTLLTVRSISLDQLKSNKFFDIVRKEIIIGLLFGIIVALLNFVRLIVFYEIYYSGDINKNYIWLSISSISISIILTVFISNFIGCIIPLTAKYLKRDAAVSSIFLLETIVDLISILILYGISYIFIYNIGNGL; encoded by the coding sequence ATGGAAAATAAAAATGAAATATTACAATTAAGTGATAGTTTAAAAATTCTTGTTGATAATTCGGATTTTGACAAGATCAAACAGTTGGCAGCGGATTTTTATGCAATTGATTTTTCTGAAGCATTATCCTCATTAGATACAAAATATATTATAGTTGTTTTGAGAATTTTAGAAAGTAACAAAAGTTCAATAATATTTTCAGAATTTAATAATGAAGTTCAAAAAAATGTAGCTATGACCTTAAATGAGAAATGAATGGCTAAAATACTTGATGCCATGAATAGTGATGATGCAGCAGATATTATGGAAAATTTACCACCATATATTGTGAAAAAAATACTGGAAAAATCAAGTCCTGAAACTAAATATCAATTTAGCAAGTTATTGAATTATAAAGATGATACCGCTGGTGGAATAATGTCTGTTGATTATATAGTTCTCAGGGATAGTTTAAATGTAATAGATGCCTTGGAATTGATAAAGAAAAATTATAAAGACATAGAAAACACTAATACAACCGCATATTTTGTTGTTGATAAAAATAATGTACTTTGTGGGCTTGTTCACCTAGGTGAAATATTTTTTGCATCTGATATAAAAAAAATTAGGGATATTATGAATAATAATGTAATTTATGTTAATATTAACGATGACCAGGAAGTAGTTGCAAATAAAATGAAGAAATATGATATTCCATCAATTCCAGTTGTAAACAATGAAAATAAATTAATGGGAATTATAATGATTGATGATGTTTTGGATGTTATGTCAGAGGAAACAACGGAAGACATATATAAGCTGGGGGGAATTAATTATTTTGGAAAGGATAGTTATTTTTCACTCAGTATATTTAAAATAGTTAAGTCAAGACTGTTATCTATTTTTATGATACTCTTTATATCTACCTTATCTCAAATACTATTAACTATTTTTATAAACAAGGAATTTAATTCCAATAGTAAAAATTTGGATTATGTTATAACATTATTTATAACGCCATTGATTGTAGTTATATCATGTTCATCTGGAGCAATTGCTTCACAAACAACATTGTTAACAGTTAGAAGTATATCCTTAGATCAATTAAAAAGTAATAAATTTTTTGATATTGTTAGAAAAGAGATTATTATTGGTCTTTTATTTGGAATTATTGTAGCATTATTAAATTTTGTAAGATTAATAGTATTTTATGAAATTTACTATAGTGGTGATATTAACAAAAATTATATCTGGCTATCAATTTCAAGCATATCAATTTCAATAATACTTACAGTATTTATTTCAAATTTTATAGGTTGTATTATTCCGCTAACGGCAAAGTATTTAAAAAGGGATGCCGCTGTCTCTTCAATATTTTTATTGGAGACAATTGTAGATCTTATTTCAATTTTAATACTTTATGGCATTTCATACATATTTATATATAATATTGGAAACGGATTATAA
- a CDS encoding adenylosuccinate synthase — protein sequence MNKYKTMVIVGTQWGDEGKGKITDYFAQKADLVVRFAGGDNAGHVIWNNGVRHKVTIVPSGILNPNVMNIIGNGTVINLEKVNAEIKILRDDSIDTSNLWISDRAHVIFEFNTLLDKLQEDARKERKIGTTGRGIGPTYSDKANRFGIRICDFFEKNFEELFREAFNYHNELITKIYNHKPLNFNEVYINAINNFELLKNNILDCGYIIDKAIRDNKKVLFEGAQGVLLDIDHGTYPFVTSSNTSGNNVSLGVGIHKKLISKVVGITKAYNTRVGAGAMPTEITGEKAEIIRKNGNEYGSNTGRPRRVGWLDIVALKYAIRTGGIDKLFITLLDVLDDQEIIKICSSYILDGKKIDYLPASNTQFTKCEPVFEEMKGWMTDISNVKSFDDLPENAKIYLNKISELCKVDILGFSVGSDRKQTVLNKKGFD from the coding sequence ATGAATAAATATAAAACGATGGTAATAGTAGGAACCCAATGAGGCGATGAAGGAAAAGGTAAAATAACAGATTATTTTGCCCAAAAAGCTGATTTAGTTGTAAGGTTTGCTGGAGGCGATAATGCTGGGCACGTAATATGAAATAATGGGGTGAGGCATAAAGTTACAATTGTTCCATCTGGAATATTAAACCCTAATGTGATGAATATAATTGGGAATGGAACAGTTATAAACTTGGAAAAGGTAAATGCTGAGATAAAGATATTGAGAGATGATAGTATAGATACATCAAATTTATGAATATCAGACAGAGCTCATGTAATTTTTGAATTTAACACATTATTGGATAAACTCCAAGAAGATGCTCGAAAGGAAAGAAAAATAGGAACCACAGGGAGAGGCATAGGTCCAACATATTCTGACAAAGCAAACAGATTTGGAATAAGAATATGTGATTTTTTTGAAAAAAATTTTGAAGAGTTGTTTAGGGAGGCGTTTAACTATCACAATGAACTTATAACAAAAATATATAACCATAAGCCCCTTAATTTTAATGAAGTTTATATAAATGCAATTAATAATTTCGAACTTTTGAAAAACAATATTTTGGATTGTGGATATATAATAGATAAAGCAATACGTGATAACAAAAAAGTTCTTTTTGAAGGGGCACAGGGTGTATTGTTAGACATTGATCACGGTACATATCCATTTGTTACAAGCTCAAATACATCTGGTAATAATGTAAGTCTCGGTGTAGGAATTCATAAAAAATTAATTAGTAAAGTTGTTGGTATAACAAAGGCCTATAATACAAGAGTTGGTGCTGGTGCTATGCCAACAGAAATAACTGGTGAAAAAGCTGAAATAATAAGAAAAAATGGTAACGAGTATGGCTCTAATACTGGGAGACCCAGAAGAGTTGGTTGACTAGATATTGTTGCGTTAAAATATGCAATAAGAACAGGCGGCATTGATAAATTATTTATAACACTATTAGATGTATTGGATGACCAAGAAATTATAAAAATATGTTCTTCTTATATATTGGATGGAAAAAAAATAGATTATCTGCCAGCATCTAATACTCAGTTTACAAAATGTGAACCCGTATTTGAAGAGATGAAGGGTTGAATGACAGACATATCTAATGTTAAAAGTTTTGATGACTTACCAGAAAATGCTAAGATTTATTTAAATAAGATTTCTGAATTGTGTAAGGTTGATATTCTTGGGTTTTCTGTTGGTAGCGATAGAAAACAAACTGTTTTAAATAAAAAAGGTTTTGATTAA
- the asnS gene encoding asparagine--tRNA ligase, producing MLIKDIYINISKSEGKNVNFFARVRSHRLGKNISFLIVNDGSTINDVQIVYKKDDNFFQEISQAKVGSIVSIDGTLKVTTEGKQPFEITANKLFLISNTNDNYKLQKKEHTYEFLRDIAHLRPRTKTFESVFRLRSSIFQCIHSFFTEKNFLFVTTPIITNNDAEGAGESFITTTITNNNYDNDFFGKKANLTVSGQLHAEAFAQAFQNVYTFGPTFRAEKSYTSKHAAEFWMLEPECANYELKQLMSLIEDIIKYIIKYILKHNIDELKYCDENLENGLIDKLHFIENSSFEVVEYSQAIEILSKAKDNGYNFEEKNIKFGLDLTTEHERYLCEKHFNKPTFVINYPKEIKAFYMRLNNDGRTVGAVDLLVPFIGELVGGSEREYDIDKIVKRCNELNINRDLLNWYIDLRSFGYYKTAGFGLGFERLIMYLTGMTNIRDVIPFPRTVRNLQF from the coding sequence ATGTTAATTAAGGATATATATATAAATATTTCTAAATCTGAGGGGAAAAATGTTAATTTTTTTGCACGGGTTAGAAGTCATAGATTAGGTAAAAATATTTCATTTTTAATAGTAAATGACGGGTCTACAATTAATGATGTACAAATTGTATATAAAAAGGATGATAATTTTTTTCAAGAGATATCACAAGCTAAAGTGGGCTCAATAGTTTCTATTGATGGGACATTAAAAGTAACTACAGAAGGAAAGCAACCATTTGAAATTACAGCAAATAAATTATTTTTAATTTCAAATACAAATGATAATTATAAATTACAGAAGAAAGAACACACTTATGAGTTTTTAAGAGATATCGCTCACCTTAGACCAAGAACAAAAACATTTGAATCGGTTTTTAGATTGAGATCTTCTATTTTTCAATGTATTCACAGTTTTTTCACAGAAAAAAATTTTTTATTTGTTACAACCCCAATCATTACAAATAATGATGCTGAGGGAGCGGGAGAGTCTTTTATAACAACAACAATTACAAACAACAATTATGATAATGATTTTTTTGGAAAAAAAGCAAATTTAACTGTTTCGGGACAATTACACGCTGAAGCATTTGCGCAAGCATTTCAAAATGTTTACACTTTCGGGCCAACATTTAGAGCGGAAAAATCATACACTTCCAAGCATGCTGCTGAATTTTGAATGTTGGAGCCTGAATGTGCAAATTATGAATTAAAACAATTGATGTCATTAATTGAGGATATAATTAAATATATAATTAAATATATATTAAAGCATAACATTGATGAATTAAAATATTGTGATGAAAATTTAGAAAATGGATTAATTGACAAATTACATTTTATTGAAAATTCAAGTTTTGAAGTTGTTGAGTATTCTCAAGCAATAGAGATTTTAAGCAAAGCAAAAGACAATGGATATAATTTTGAAGAAAAAAATATAAAATTTGGACTCGATTTAACCACAGAGCATGAAAGATATTTGTGTGAAAAACACTTTAATAAGCCCACTTTTGTTATTAATTATCCAAAAGAAATTAAAGCCTTTTACATGAGGCTAAATAATGACGGAAGAACTGTAGGAGCTGTGGATTTATTGGTGCCGTTTATTGGTGAATTGGTAGGCGGGAGTGAACGTGAATATGATATAGATAAAATTGTCAAAAGATGTAATGAATTAAATATAAATAGAGATCTTTTAAATTGATATATTGATTTAAGAAGTTTTGGATACTATAAAACTGCTGGCTTTGGTCTAGGGTTTGAGAGATTAATAATGTATTTAACTGGTATGACTAATATTAGGGATGTGATTCCTTTTCCAAGAACTGTGAGAAATTTACAATTCTAA
- a CDS encoding MBL fold metallo-hydrolase produces MQKDNLKLHRKSFVWISALSLIIHTLIFILCYLIEKDKHLKSSNLMILAYTFIINIILLYEFSNKKRGIILLFDIKIRDENNKIKLRTIGLIILAICISMYILTLILITNFLFKSKLTSNGLLKIYIFEICELIILCSLMLIFIIIYTYMYSNIKMKFDGVWTFIYKKFNVQNSYLIIRNNKAFLIDCGGSISGILKYVKINNIIITHVLITHFHIDHIIGLRQLYNHDKNIIFKINRISYEYLYGKTKEALEYRKDLIDRFDFEQLPKFKVDFFKNDEDITLNNYTIKPKIFKGHTPDTTFYHIEELNCIFVGDTIFYKDVGMHKFKYTNLMEFKQSINYIVNYETNIIVYPGHYKTPFQSKESNKWNIYKLIID; encoded by the coding sequence ATGCAAAAAGATAATTTAAAGCTACATAGAAAATCATTTGTTTGAATTTCAGCATTATCACTAATTATTCATACATTAATATTTATTTTATGTTATTTAATTGAAAAAGATAAGCACCTAAAATCATCTAACTTAATGATTTTAGCATACACATTTATCATAAATATAATTTTGCTATATGAATTCTCAAATAAAAAGAGGGGAATAATATTATTATTTGATATTAAGATTAGGGATGAAAATAATAAAATAAAATTGAGAACTATTGGTCTAATTATATTAGCAATATGTATATCTATGTATATATTAACATTGATATTAATAACTAACTTTTTATTTAAAAGCAAATTAACTAGTAATGGTTTATTAAAAATTTATATATTTGAAATTTGTGAATTAATAATATTGTGCTCGCTGATGTTAATATTTATTATAATTTACACTTATATGTACTCAAACATAAAAATGAAATTTGATGGTGTATGGACTTTTATTTATAAAAAATTTAATGTCCAAAATTCATATTTGATAATCAGAAATAATAAAGCTTTCCTAATTGATTGTGGAGGCTCTATTAGTGGAATTTTAAAATATGTTAAGATAAATAATATAATTATAACACATGTCCTAATAACGCATTTTCACATTGATCATATAATAGGTTTGAGACAACTTTACAACCACGATAAGAACATAATATTTAAAATTAACCGTATAAGTTATGAGTATCTCTATGGAAAAACAAAAGAAGCTCTTGAATATAGAAAAGATTTAATTGATAGATTTGATTTTGAACAGCTCCCAAAATTTAAGGTTGATTTTTTTAAAAACGATGAAGATATAACCTTAAATAATTATACAATCAAACCAAAAATTTTCAAGGGTCATACACCAGATACCACCTTTTATCATATAGAGGAATTAAATTGTATTTTTGTTGGTGATACAATATTTTATAAAGATGTGGGAATGCATAAGTTTAAATATACTAATTTAATGGAATTTAAACAATCAATAAATTATATAGTTAATTATGAAACCAATATTATAGTGTATCCTGGGCACTATAAGACACCATTTCAGAGTAAAGAGTCTAACAAATGAAATATTTATAAATTAATTATTGACTAA
- a CDS encoding EAL domain-containing protein, whose product MGIYNLNNIYGDFIYYIPIIVYFTAISFISEITAGIILITNLFCLFFLYKISSYFIYFYQPSNITTTFVICCYITITLTSVIKKFFNKFKLNELEFILINTLILLLTSMLFKLIWKGERFNITFVIFFILLLYLSAFLAIIIDSIYYRALNLSNIVIYDEKYYLNPQNIYLGIMQFLKSNKTRLGIYFNFFIADYDDFENKMTNEIKEAIINDITETFYNEIEKNIENNKIYLRVDRKTYGVFIDISDEINNIREYNIDPLDNLAEVNRLNNIMDNIITNYKIKSVQIKINLKSIYSIYGVDSSDIEKLFNLNNWYVANEKKLIVGNFKQANIFDYNKNKKLKRKIIALGDLFNINEINFLYNPIYSIGKKLFTGYIINTYFSGRKIVFSKDDELVVNVDKAGLGTILMRYIANKQLISLNGNCQKDILYFINYDTYALSSNDFNINEFNHKLSDNNVKGSSLVLLLNHKADVDSVDNLKKNIKQLKQNKIRTCVNGLDLNDIDTALFKYLSPDYVTIDNEKINRFGVIKEKEKIINSLVNSFLKINCNLIITNVRRFSDYVLLKKNRIKFISGPIIGTDEKLNSKISKDLKILFEKGRE is encoded by the coding sequence ATGGGCATATATAATTTAAATAATATATATGGCGATTTTATTTACTATATACCGATAATTGTGTACTTTACAGCCATTAGTTTTATTTCAGAAATAACAGCTGGAATTATATTAATTACAAACTTATTTTGCTTATTTTTCTTATATAAAATTTCATCATATTTTATTTATTTTTATCAACCATCTAATATAACAACAACCTTTGTAATTTGTTGTTATATAACAATCACATTAACAAGTGTTATAAAAAAATTCTTTAATAAATTTAAATTAAATGAATTGGAATTTATTTTAATCAATACATTAATATTATTGTTGACTTCAATGTTGTTTAAACTTATTTGAAAAGGTGAAAGATTTAACATAACATTTGTAATATTCTTTATTTTGTTATTATATTTATCTGCATTTTTGGCAATAATTATTGACTCAATATATTATCGCGCACTTAATTTGAGTAATATAGTTATCTATGATGAAAAGTATTATCTTAATCCTCAAAATATTTATTTAGGAATAATGCAATTTTTAAAATCTAATAAAACCAGACTTGGAATTTACTTCAATTTTTTCATCGCTGATTATGATGATTTCGAAAATAAAATGACTAATGAAATAAAAGAAGCAATTATAAATGACATAACTGAAACATTTTATAATGAAATAGAAAAAAATATTGAAAACAATAAAATATATTTAAGAGTGGATAGAAAGACGTATGGAGTGTTTATTGATATTTCTGATGAAATAAATAATATAAGAGAATATAATATTGACCCCCTTGATAACCTTGCAGAGGTAAATAGACTTAACAATATAATGGATAATATTATTACAAATTATAAAATCAAAAGTGTCCAAATAAAAATAAACCTAAAATCTATATATTCAATTTATGGAGTTGACAGTAGTGATATTGAGAAATTATTTAACTTAAACAATTGATATGTTGCTAATGAAAAAAAATTAATTGTTGGAAACTTTAAGCAAGCAAATATATTTGATTATAATAAAAATAAGAAACTTAAAAGAAAAATAATTGCCTTGGGTGACTTATTTAATATAAATGAAATTAATTTTTTATATAACCCAATATACAGCATCGGTAAAAAATTATTTACTGGGTATATTATAAATACATACTTTAGTGGGCGAAAAATAGTATTTTCAAAAGATGATGAGTTAGTTGTTAATGTAGATAAAGCTGGTTTGGGAACTATTCTTATGAGATACATTGCAAATAAACAACTTATATCTCTCAATGGAAATTGTCAAAAAGATATATTATATTTTATAAATTATGATACTTATGCTTTGTCTTCGAACGATTTTAATATCAATGAATTTAATCATAAATTATCAGATAATAATGTTAAAGGTTCATCGCTTGTTTTATTATTAAATCACAAAGCGGACGTAGATAGTGTAGATAACTTGAAAAAAAACATCAAGCAACTAAAGCAAAACAAAATCAGAACCTGTGTTAACGGTTTAGATTTAAATGATATCGATACAGCATTATTTAAGTATTTGAGTCCCGACTATGTAACAATTGATAATGAAAAGATTAATAGGTTTGGTGTTATAAAAGAAAAGGAAAAAATAATAAATTCACTAGTAAATTCTTTCTTAAAAATTAATTGTAATCTAATAATAACAAATGTAAGAAGATTTTCTGATTATGTTCTGCTCAAAAAAAATAGAATTAAATTTATCTCAGGCCCAATCATAGGAACAGATGAAAAACTTAACTCTAAAATTTCTAAGGATTTAAAAATACTCTTTGAGAAAGGAAGGGAATAA
- the tsaD gene encoding tRNA (adenosine(37)-N6)-threonylcarbamoyltransferase complex transferase subunit TsaD, whose protein sequence is MVILGIESSCDDFGVSIIKDGNVVSNVVSSQIQHHLVNGGIIPELAARLHVETFHAIFKEAIKNSGLKVEEIECIGFTNEPGLIGSLIIGRIVAKTIASYLNIPIYPLNHMRGHVASAFINNTPIYPVISLVVSGGHTQIVLSKSIENYEVIGETQDDAIGECLDKIARKMGYNYPGGVEIDRLSQKSKCLKFDFPLVQLNNFDMSFSGLKTKALNYINNKKDYVSENINDFANSILNACINQVIEKTRLAIIMFSPKMISLAGGVSANKKLRNDFVKLGTEFNIPIALPEQEYCTDNGAMIAKLLDIMLREKDNVN, encoded by the coding sequence TTGGTAATTTTAGGAATCGAATCAAGTTGCGATGATTTTGGCGTTTCAATAATAAAGGATGGTAATGTTGTTTCCAATGTTGTTTCCTCACAAATTCAACATCATCTTGTTAATGGGGGAATAATTCCAGAACTTGCTGCACGATTACATGTGGAAACATTTCACGCAATATTTAAAGAGGCTATTAAAAATTCTGGATTGAAAGTTGAAGAAATTGAATGCATAGGATTTACAAATGAACCCGGATTAATCGGTTCATTGATTATTGGAAGAATAGTGGCAAAAACCATTGCAAGTTATTTAAACATTCCAATATATCCATTAAATCATATGAGAGGTCACGTTGCGTCTGCGTTTATAAATAATACCCCAATTTATCCTGTCATTAGTCTTGTTGTTAGCGGAGGGCACACCCAAATTGTTTTGTCAAAAAGTATAGAAAATTATGAAGTTATTGGCGAAACACAAGATGATGCTATTGGCGAATGTTTAGATAAAATTGCTAGAAAGATGGGGTACAATTACCCCGGTGGTGTAGAGATAGATAGACTATCTCAAAAAAGCAAATGTTTGAAATTTGATTTTCCTCTTGTCCAACTAAATAATTTTGATATGTCTTTTTCCGGTTTAAAAACAAAGGCTTTGAATTATATAAATAATAAAAAAGATTATGTAAGTGAGAATATAAATGATTTTGCTAATAGTATTCTAAACGCGTGTATAAATCAAGTTATTGAAAAAACAAGACTAGCAATTATTATGTTCAGCCCTAAAATGATTTCTTTAGCTGGTGGAGTCTCTGCAAATAAAAAACTAAGAAATGATTTTGTAAAACTTGGTACAGAATTTAACATACCAATAGCGTTACCAGAACAAGAGTACTGTACAGATAATGGGGCAATGATTGCTAAATTATTAGATATTATGTTAAGGGAGAAAGATAATGTTAATTAA
- a CDS encoding DxFTY motif-containing membrane protein, producing MKKENIKEAILNNRDFFDSRTEFWKTIVYCLSVSSFIGLPLWILFSNDFIVLDWWYSKNSVQKIKLSLLFNFSFFLFSLSISILFYYLKWIKEDLIIYSCSFNSFIITNNMNSYWLPFTSNISVFIRIIIAFAIAFAILFISIFLTGFMKNSMLKFEEYNERLVKEYNDGLVLTTKKGFRIEKKILAINKRKQKQKQKQLIEEEAEKIRKADLESKIEDIKKRITDKDNNKIKKEKTKKSKNNKIKF from the coding sequence GTGAAAAAAGAAAATATAAAAGAAGCAATTTTAAATAATAGAGATTTTTTTGATAGCAGAACTGAATTCTGAAAAACCATTGTATACTGTCTTTCCGTTTCCTCCTTTATCGGTTTGCCATTATGAATTTTATTTTCAAATGATTTTATTGTTTTAGATTGATGATATTCTAAAAACTCAGTTCAGAAAATAAAATTATCATTGCTTTTTAATTTTTCTTTTTTTCTTTTTTCTCTTTCGATCAGTATATTATTTTATTATTTGAAATGAATAAAAGAAGACCTTATAATTTATTCTTGTTCTTTTAACAGTTTCATTATCACAAATAACATGAATAGTTATTGATTACCATTCACAAGTAATATAAGTGTATTTATAAGAATAATAATAGCTTTTGCAATAGCTTTTGCAATTTTATTTATATCAATTTTTTTAACAGGGTTTATGAAAAATTCTATGTTAAAATTTGAAGAATACAATGAAAGATTAGTTAAAGAATATAATGATGGATTAGTTTTGACCACAAAGAAAGGGTTTAGAATTGAAAAAAAAATTCTAGCAATAAATAAAAGAAAACAAAAACAAAAACAAAAACAATTAATCGAAGAGGAAGCTGAAAAAATAAGAAAAGCAGATTTAGAAAGTAAAATAGAAGATATTAAAAAAAGAATTACAGATAAGGATAACAACAAAATTAAAAAGGAAAAAACTAAAAAAAGTAAAAATAATAAAATAAAATTTTAA